The following proteins are encoded in a genomic region of Micromonospora olivasterospora:
- a CDS encoding dihydrodipicolinate synthase family protein, translated as MSPSGSALADVVAIPVTPFDGNRVDQATFVRLLERLLDAGVHVVTPNGNTSEFYALTARERRELLELSGRTVADRATLVAGIGLDVQTAVEEGRLARSAGATMAMVHQPLHPYISSQGWIDYHAAIAGELGELGIVLYVKTPHVTGEMIRELGERCPNVVGVKYAVADPVAFARTREAAGPTGSPGSPASPSLTPSAMPCTAPPASPRDW; from the coding sequence ATGAGCCCCTCGGGCAGCGCGCTCGCCGACGTCGTCGCGATCCCGGTGACGCCGTTCGACGGCAACCGGGTCGACCAGGCCACCTTCGTCCGTCTTCTCGAGCGCCTGCTCGACGCGGGCGTGCACGTCGTGACCCCCAACGGCAACACCAGCGAGTTCTACGCGCTCACCGCGCGCGAGCGGCGCGAACTCCTCGAGCTCAGCGGCCGCACGGTCGCCGACCGGGCCACGCTCGTAGCCGGAATCGGCCTCGACGTGCAGACCGCCGTCGAGGAGGGCCGGCTCGCGCGGTCGGCCGGGGCCACCATGGCGATGGTGCACCAGCCGCTGCACCCGTACATCTCCAGCCAGGGCTGGATCGACTACCACGCGGCCATCGCGGGGGAACTCGGCGAGCTGGGCATCGTCCTGTACGTCAAGACGCCCCACGTGACCGGGGAGATGATCCGGGAGCTGGGCGAGCGGTGCCCCAACGTGGTGGGCGTGAAGTACGCCGTCGCGGATCCCGTCGCCTTCGCCCGGACCCGCGAGGCGGCGGGGCCGACCGGTTCACCTGGGTCGCCGGCCTCGCCGAGCCTTACGCCCTCAGCTATGCCCTGCACGGCGCCGCCGGCTTCACCTCGGGACTGGTGA
- a CDS encoding ABC transporter substrate-binding protein — MEHRSHSAQPSRSRRRPHVGRRALAAAMALAALALTACGGSTPGSAGADGEVTLQLWDTDTRPERSANLKQLIDMFEKKNPGIKVTYLGLPTDSYMQKIDTAIATKSTPDLLTPKASDLSALVAQGALAPLDDRFAKGGWAERVDRSMVDITKAAAPDGKLYMTPATSLADAVYYRKDWYDKVGLGAPASWNDFFTAAQKLTDKGSGRFGYTIRGGAGFFPQFVQMVYPQAGVASFFREDGTSTLDDPAVVEAAQKYVGLYKTATAESDLTADFKAMVAQFTAGGAGMLSHSIGSYPTITKTLQPAAVGVAAPLPAADGSTVLTGRVTTGFAMFNNSRHRDAAWKFLEFTMSQEGNSFWAKASGYIPGNLAVEKESWVQDSPVLNAAVAAGKAPNVRFLNQPYYLPEFNSITNTDMRPDWQRVLQGQLSVREFLTTWAAKLTQAQQRYQKLKK; from the coding sequence ATGGAGCATCGGAGCCATTCCGCTCAGCCCTCCCGGTCCCGCCGCCGACCTCACGTCGGCCGGCGGGCGCTCGCGGCAGCGATGGCGTTGGCAGCGCTCGCCCTCACCGCCTGCGGCGGATCGACGCCGGGCAGTGCGGGCGCCGACGGCGAGGTGACGCTTCAGCTCTGGGACACGGACACGCGCCCCGAGCGGTCCGCCAACCTGAAGCAGCTCATCGACATGTTCGAGAAGAAGAACCCGGGCATCAAGGTCACCTACCTGGGGCTGCCCACCGACTCGTACATGCAGAAGATCGACACCGCCATCGCGACGAAGTCCACCCCGGACCTGCTGACGCCCAAGGCCTCCGACCTGTCGGCGCTCGTCGCGCAGGGTGCGCTCGCTCCGCTCGACGACCGGTTCGCCAAGGGCGGCTGGGCCGAGCGGGTCGACCGGTCCATGGTCGACATCACCAAGGCCGCCGCGCCCGACGGCAAGCTCTACATGACCCCCGCCACGAGCCTCGCCGACGCCGTCTACTACCGCAAGGACTGGTACGACAAGGTGGGGCTCGGCGCGCCGGCGTCGTGGAACGACTTCTTCACCGCCGCCCAGAAGCTCACCGACAAGGGCAGCGGCCGGTTCGGCTACACGATCCGGGGCGGAGCGGGCTTCTTCCCGCAGTTCGTCCAGATGGTCTACCCGCAGGCCGGCGTGGCGTCGTTCTTCCGCGAGGACGGCACCTCCACCCTCGACGACCCCGCCGTCGTCGAGGCGGCGCAGAAGTACGTCGGCCTCTACAAGACGGCGACGGCCGAGAGTGACCTGACCGCCGACTTCAAGGCGATGGTCGCGCAGTTCACCGCCGGCGGCGCCGGCATGCTGAGCCACAGCATCGGGTCGTACCCGACCATCACGAAGACCCTCCAGCCCGCCGCGGTCGGCGTCGCCGCGCCGCTCCCCGCCGCGGACGGCAGCACCGTCCTCACCGGGCGGGTGACCACCGGCTTCGCGATGTTCAACAACAGCCGGCACCGGGACGCCGCCTGGAAGTTCCTGGAATTCACCATGAGCCAGGAGGGCAACAGCTTCTGGGCGAAGGCCTCCGGCTACATCCCCGGCAATCTCGCCGTCGAGAAGGAGTCCTGGGTGCAGGACAGCCCCGTCCTCAACGCTGCCGTCGCGGCCGGCAAGGCGCCCAACGTCAGGTTCCTCAACCAGCCGTACTACCTGCCCGAGTTCAACTCGATCACCAACACCGACATGCGGCCGGACTGGCAGCGGGTCCTGCAGGGGCAGCTCTCCGTGCGCGAGTTCCTCACCACCTGGGCGGCGAAGCTGACGCAGGCGCAGCAGCGCTACCAGAAGCTCAAGAAGTAG
- a CDS encoding carbohydrate ABC transporter permease → MTTSAAALRQRRRRDRNWHPYALIAPAAILVLVFLLYPVASVFYYALQNYNVTLPIYNGFAGLDNFRAIAEDPLFWDSLAFTGRWVLVEVGLQFVCGLVLALLINQSFAGRAVVRALVFSPWAVAGILTTTIWMLIYNPSTGAGYYLAEMGLGSYGTSPLSGTTSTFWAVVLAELWRGAPFFAILILADLQSVPNDLYEAADVDGAGRLRKFVSITWPHIRRAVVIAALLRGVWEFNNVDLLYTLTGGGPGHATTTLPLYVAQTAIHKHDFGYGSALTVVAFLILAAVTVLYLRMTRLGREDT, encoded by the coding sequence ATGACGACAAGTGCCGCCGCGTTACGCCAGCGACGGCGCCGGGACCGAAACTGGCACCCGTACGCCCTGATCGCCCCCGCGGCGATCCTGGTCCTGGTGTTCCTGCTCTACCCGGTCGCCAGCGTCTTCTACTACGCGCTGCAGAACTACAACGTCACGCTCCCGATCTACAACGGCTTCGCGGGGCTGGACAACTTCCGCGCGATCGCCGAGGACCCGCTGTTCTGGGACAGCCTCGCGTTCACCGGCAGATGGGTCCTGGTCGAGGTCGGCCTGCAGTTCGTGTGCGGCCTCGTGCTCGCGCTGCTGATCAACCAGTCCTTCGCCGGCCGGGCCGTCGTCCGGGCCCTGGTCTTCTCGCCCTGGGCGGTGGCCGGCATCCTGACCACCACCATCTGGATGCTCATCTACAACCCCTCCACCGGGGCCGGCTACTACCTGGCGGAGATGGGGCTCGGCTCGTACGGGACCTCGCCGCTGTCCGGCACCACCTCGACGTTCTGGGCCGTCGTGCTCGCCGAACTGTGGCGCGGTGCGCCGTTCTTCGCGATCCTCATTCTCGCCGACCTGCAGTCGGTGCCGAACGACCTGTACGAGGCGGCCGACGTGGACGGCGCGGGCCGACTGCGCAAGTTCGTGTCGATCACCTGGCCGCACATCCGGCGGGCGGTCGTCATCGCGGCGCTGCTGCGCGGCGTCTGGGAGTTCAACAACGTCGACCTGCTCTACACGCTCACCGGTGGCGGGCCCGGCCACGCCACCACCACGCTGCCGCTGTACGTCGCGCAGACGGCGATCCACAAACACGACTTCGGGTACGGCTCGGCGCTCACGGTCGTCGCGTTCCTCATTCTCGCGGCGGTCACCGTGCTGTATCTCCGCATGACCAGGCTAGGACGGGAAGACACATGA
- a CDS encoding carbohydrate ABC transporter permease has translation MTLVQEVTGPALARTSVPRRKRTRSWVDRALLVGPLTVGLLFTLVPFYWMLLFALRPAGSTSLVPWPVTFDHFAAVWNGSGFGVYFLNSAYVALVSLVVSTVIALLGGYALARFRFHGKTAFMVVMLCTQFIPGAMMLIPLFEVFNTLSLTNSLWSLVVADTVFHLPLSLMLMAGFIRNVPVELEEAAWVDGCSRLSAFRRVVLPLLRPGIVAVGSFAFISAWNNFLFAVMFLSTQDRFTIPVGLSYLLGEYGADFGALAAGGVVAVVPVVLVFAYVQKFLVQGLSAGAVKG, from the coding sequence ATGACTCTCGTGCAGGAAGTAACCGGCCCGGCGCTCGCGAGGACGAGCGTTCCCCGGCGGAAGCGCACCCGATCCTGGGTCGACCGTGCCCTGCTCGTCGGCCCCCTGACGGTCGGGCTGCTGTTCACCCTGGTGCCGTTCTACTGGATGCTGCTGTTCGCGCTGCGCCCCGCGGGCTCGACCTCGCTGGTGCCCTGGCCCGTCACCTTCGACCACTTCGCGGCCGTGTGGAACGGCTCCGGGTTCGGCGTCTACTTCCTCAACAGCGCGTACGTCGCCCTGGTCAGCCTCGTCGTGTCGACGGTCATCGCGCTGCTCGGCGGCTACGCGCTCGCCCGGTTCAGGTTCCACGGCAAGACCGCCTTCATGGTGGTCATGCTGTGCACCCAGTTCATCCCGGGCGCCATGATGCTCATCCCGCTCTTCGAGGTCTTCAACACCCTGAGCCTGACGAACTCGCTGTGGAGTCTCGTCGTCGCCGACACGGTCTTCCACCTGCCGCTCTCGCTGATGCTCATGGCCGGGTTCATCCGCAACGTCCCCGTCGAACTGGAGGAGGCCGCCTGGGTCGACGGGTGCAGCCGCCTGTCGGCGTTCCGGCGGGTGGTGCTGCCGCTGCTGCGGCCCGGCATCGTCGCCGTCGGCTCCTTCGCGTTCATCAGCGCGTGGAACAACTTCCTCTTCGCGGTGATGTTCCTGAGCACCCAGGACCGGTTCACCATCCCGGTGGGCCTCAGCTACCTGCTCGGCGAGTACGGCGCGGACTTCGGGGCCCTCGCCGCCGGCGGCGTCGTCGCCGTGGTGCCCGTCGTCCTGGTCTTCGCGTACGTGCAGAAGTTCCTCGTGCAGGGCCTGAGCGCAGGGGCGGTGAAGGGATGA
- a CDS encoding aldehyde dehydrogenase family protein, translating to MTEGVPPRVDADLVDETSPDRVDETCRASARAWNDFRLLPRRRRAALLRDIADALQDARHEIVPLAHAETALPVPRLDGEMDRTVQQARFFADVVEDGGYLEATIDHGGQGTPELRKMLLPVGPVAVFAGGNFPLAFSVFGGDTASAVAAGCTVVVKAHPDHPRTAAATLAAVRRGLRDLDPGVVAMVSGFAAGAELVRHPLIRGAGFTGSLGGGRALFDLASSRPTPIPFFAEMSSVNPVVVTELAASRRGASLGALLGQAIVGSVGQLCTKPGLVFLPRAAGGAVLVAGIRDAMTAAGPQRMLSGPIAARFAEGLDGWRGGVRFEVDGVLDADTAAPSLAAVSIADLRPSLTHEVFGPAAIIVWYDALDQVTDAIEALGGQLTVSLHFEPEDRTALTALVHTATRQAGRVLAAGVPTGVRVGWATTHGGPYPATTAAGTTSVGAAAIARWLRPVTWQDAPEWMLPDELRDEPEAPLPRRVDGHLSPRS from the coding sequence ATGACCGAGGGCGTTCCCCCGAGGGTCGACGCCGACCTGGTGGACGAGACCAGCCCGGACAGGGTCGACGAGACGTGCCGCGCCTCCGCTCGGGCCTGGAACGACTTCCGCCTGCTGCCCCGTCGCCGACGGGCCGCCCTGCTGCGCGACATCGCCGACGCGCTCCAGGACGCGCGCCACGAGATCGTGCCGCTGGCGCACGCCGAGACGGCGCTCCCGGTGCCGCGCCTCGACGGCGAGATGGACCGGACGGTCCAGCAGGCGAGGTTCTTCGCCGACGTCGTCGAGGACGGCGGCTACCTGGAGGCGACGATCGACCACGGCGGTCAGGGAACGCCGGAGCTGCGGAAGATGCTGCTACCGGTCGGCCCCGTGGCGGTCTTCGCCGGCGGCAACTTCCCGTTGGCGTTCAGCGTCTTCGGCGGGGACACGGCCTCCGCCGTCGCGGCGGGATGCACGGTCGTCGTGAAGGCCCACCCGGACCATCCGCGCACCGCGGCCGCCACCCTCGCCGCCGTACGCCGCGGGTTGCGGGACCTGGACCCCGGCGTCGTGGCCATGGTCTCCGGCTTCGCGGCGGGCGCGGAGCTGGTGCGGCACCCGCTGATCCGGGGCGCGGGCTTCACGGGCTCGCTCGGCGGCGGACGCGCGCTGTTCGACCTCGCCAGCAGCCGGCCGACCCCGATTCCCTTCTTCGCCGAGATGAGCAGCGTCAACCCGGTGGTGGTCACGGAGCTGGCCGCCAGCCGCCGAGGGGCGAGCCTCGGCGCCCTCCTCGGCCAGGCGATCGTCGGCAGTGTGGGGCAGCTCTGCACCAAGCCCGGTCTCGTCTTCCTGCCCCGGGCGGCCGGCGGCGCCGTACTCGTCGCCGGGATCCGGGACGCCATGACCGCGGCCGGGCCCCAGCGTATGCTCTCCGGCCCGATCGCGGCCCGGTTCGCCGAGGGGCTGGACGGCTGGCGGGGCGGCGTCCGGTTCGAGGTGGACGGCGTCCTGGACGCCGACACGGCCGCCCCGTCACTCGCGGCGGTGTCGATCGCCGACCTGCGACCGTCCCTCACCCACGAGGTGTTCGGCCCGGCCGCGATCATCGTGTGGTACGACGCCCTGGACCAGGTCACCGACGCGATCGAGGCGCTCGGCGGCCAGCTGACCGTCTCCCTCCACTTCGAACCGGAGGACCGGACCGCGCTCACGGCCCTCGTCCACACCGCCACCCGGCAGGCGGGCCGGGTGCTCGCCGCCGGGGTACCGACCGGCGTACGGGTGGGCTGGGCGACGACGCACGGCGGCCCCTACCCCGCGACCACCGCCGCGGGCACCACCTCCGTCGGCGCCGCCGCCATCGCTCGCTGGCTACGGCCCGTGACCTGGCAGGACGCGCCGGAGTGGATGTTGCCGGACGAGCTGCGGGACGAACCTGAGGCGCCGCTGCCCCGCCGGGTCGACGGTCACCTGTCGCCCCGGTCGTGA
- a CDS encoding AroM family protein, whose amino-acid sequence MTHVAADGGARRGRPKLGLVTIGQAPRVDLIPDVEAALSGVDWVEHGALDHLDADGIARLAPRGGERTLVSRLRDGSRVRLGATSIASALDDALRRCVADRCGAVLVLCTGRVEHGPAAVPVLHAEDLAHDLVARLVGAGRLGVLCPVPEQLPDIRNRWEGRLGRSVAAAAVDPYTAGLDEVAAAGRHVAAGGADVVFLDCIGYTGEQRDVLAADGIRAETARHLAVADAVRRLSSASGADHEGPPGR is encoded by the coding sequence GTGACACACGTAGCCGCTGACGGCGGGGCGCGCCGCGGGCGGCCGAAACTCGGTCTCGTCACGATCGGCCAGGCGCCCCGCGTCGACCTCATCCCCGACGTCGAGGCCGCCCTCTCCGGCGTCGACTGGGTCGAACACGGCGCGCTGGACCACCTCGACGCGGACGGCATCGCCCGGCTGGCGCCCCGCGGCGGGGAGCGTACCCTCGTCTCCCGGTTGCGGGACGGTTCGCGTGTACGCCTCGGCGCGACGAGCATCGCCTCGGCGCTCGACGACGCCCTCCGGCGGTGCGTGGCCGATCGCTGTGGTGCCGTCCTCGTGCTGTGCACCGGCCGCGTCGAGCACGGCCCGGCGGCGGTGCCGGTGCTGCACGCGGAGGACCTCGCCCACGACCTCGTGGCGCGGCTCGTCGGTGCGGGCCGCCTGGGCGTGCTGTGCCCCGTGCCGGAGCAGTTGCCGGACATCCGGAACCGGTGGGAGGGGCGCCTGGGCCGCTCCGTGGCCGCCGCGGCTGTGGATCCCTACACGGCGGGACTCGACGAGGTGGCGGCCGCCGGGCGACACGTCGCGGCGGGTGGAGCCGACGTCGTCTTCCTCGACTGCATCGGCTACACCGGGGAGCAGCGGGACGTGCTCGCCGCAGACGGCATCCGCGCCGAGACCGCCCGGCACCTCGCGGTGGCGGACGCCGTCCGTCGCCTGTCCTCCGCCTCGGGCGCCGACCACGAGGGTCCGCCGGGTCGCTGA
- a CDS encoding ABC transporter ATP-binding protein — MAETLLSIENLSIRIDTSRGPIHPVRGLDLTIARGEMVGLVGESGSGKSVTAMSITGLLPARQAHITGGHIRFDGRDLAALSDRQLRGIRGKDIATIFQEPMTALNPVFTIRDQLIEPLRQHMRLGRRRAADRAGELLDMVGIRNTARVLAGYPHELSGGMRQRVMIAMAMACEPKLLIADEPTTALDVTTQLQILDLIMDLQEQHGTAVLLITHDLGVVAQTCQRVAVMYGGELQETAPTERIFAAPQADYTKRLLSFIPSANGHVVEAVEALAEQDAAPDRSQSARTDAPDDDAPVLLEVTDLTKVFAGRRRRLGRPAETVKAVDGVSFRVRRGRTLAIVGESGSGKSTTGRALLRLHEPTSGAVTFNGVDLLAAGDDEMRRLRSEMQIVFQDTYASLDPRWTIHRALAEPLRLHTDLDDAAIRARIVEVLETVGLREEDMDRFPHEFSGGQRQRIGIARALILNPSLVVCDEPVSALDVSVQAQVLDLMRRLQRDLGLTYVFISHDLSVVEMMADEIVVMSQGRVVEQGTVEQIFRAPQHPYTKALLAAIPVADPTARVDRAVRRRIVERGVAAADLPEKEAA; from the coding sequence ATGGCTGAGACCCTGCTGTCGATCGAGAACCTCTCGATCCGTATCGACACGTCCCGCGGCCCGATCCACCCGGTCCGGGGCCTCGACCTGACCATCGCGCGCGGCGAGATGGTCGGGCTGGTCGGCGAGTCGGGCTCGGGCAAGAGCGTCACGGCCATGTCGATCACGGGACTGCTGCCGGCGCGGCAGGCGCACATCACCGGCGGGCACATCCGCTTCGACGGGCGCGACCTCGCCGCGCTGTCGGACCGGCAGCTGCGCGGGATCCGCGGCAAGGACATCGCGACGATCTTCCAGGAGCCGATGACCGCGCTCAACCCGGTCTTCACGATCCGCGACCAGCTCATCGAGCCGTTGCGCCAGCACATGCGCCTCGGCCGACGGAGGGCGGCGGACCGAGCGGGCGAACTGCTCGACATGGTGGGGATCCGCAACACCGCACGCGTCCTCGCGGGGTACCCGCACGAGCTGTCCGGCGGAATGCGCCAGCGCGTCATGATCGCGATGGCCATGGCGTGCGAGCCGAAGCTGCTCATCGCCGACGAGCCGACGACCGCGCTCGACGTGACGACCCAGCTGCAGATCCTCGACCTCATCATGGACCTGCAGGAGCAGCACGGGACGGCTGTCCTGCTCATCACGCACGATCTCGGTGTCGTGGCCCAGACCTGCCAGCGGGTCGCCGTGATGTACGGCGGCGAACTACAGGAGACGGCGCCGACGGAGCGGATCTTCGCCGCGCCGCAGGCCGACTACACGAAGCGGCTGCTCAGCTTCATCCCGTCCGCCAACGGGCACGTCGTCGAGGCGGTCGAGGCGCTCGCCGAGCAGGACGCGGCGCCCGACCGCTCGCAGTCGGCACGCACCGACGCACCCGACGACGACGCCCCGGTGCTGCTGGAGGTCACCGACCTGACGAAGGTCTTCGCCGGGCGACGCCGCCGGCTGGGACGTCCGGCCGAGACCGTCAAGGCGGTCGACGGCGTGTCCTTCCGGGTCCGCCGGGGCCGCACGCTCGCCATCGTCGGCGAGTCCGGTTCGGGCAAGTCGACGACCGGTCGGGCGCTGCTGCGCCTGCACGAGCCGACGTCGGGGGCGGTGACGTTCAACGGGGTCGACCTCCTCGCGGCGGGTGACGACGAGATGCGCCGGCTCCGCTCCGAGATGCAGATCGTCTTCCAGGACACGTACGCCTCGCTCGACCCGCGGTGGACGATCCACCGGGCCCTCGCCGAGCCGCTGCGACTGCACACGGACCTCGACGACGCGGCGATCCGCGCCCGCATCGTCGAGGTCCTCGAGACGGTCGGCCTGCGGGAGGAGGACATGGACCGCTTCCCGCACGAGTTCTCGGGGGGTCAGCGCCAGCGGATCGGCATCGCGCGGGCCCTCATCCTCAACCCGAGCCTCGTCGTCTGCGACGAGCCCGTGTCCGCGCTCGACGTGTCGGTGCAGGCCCAGGTGCTCGACCTCATGAGGCGGTTGCAGCGGGACCTCGGGCTCACCTACGTCTTCATCTCGCACGACCTGTCGGTCGTCGAGATGATGGCCGACGAGATCGTCGTCATGAGCCAGGGCCGCGTCGTCGAGCAGGGCACCGTCGAGCAGATCTTCAGAGCGCCGCAGCACCCCTACACCAAGGCGCTCCTCGCCGCGATTCCGGTCGCCGACCCCACCGCGCGGGTCGACCGGGCCGTGCGGCGCCGCATCGTCGAGCGCGGCGTCGCAGCCGCGGACCTGCCCGAGAAGGAGGCGGCGTGA
- a CDS encoding DUF1177 domain-containing protein: MIVLSHVLTALDLLDRPDASGKLVAEHLRTLCDDACSITVATVAGERGSTDFIQVTVPGSRGKTVGGDAPTLGVVGRLGGIGARPELIGYVSDGDGATAAVATAAKLLAMHARGDVLPGDVVISTHICPDAPTRPHDPVPFMDSPVDITAMNEHEVTPEMDAVLSIDTTKGNRVVNHRGIAISPTVRAGYILPASADLVGVLETVSGEPAVVFPLSTQDITPYGNGLHHLNSILQPAVATAAPVVGVAITTVTPVAGCATGASHEVDIALAARFAVEVAKGFTAGAVSFHDEAQAALLETLYGPATHLQTSGKAPADA; the protein is encoded by the coding sequence ATGATCGTGCTGTCCCACGTCCTCACGGCCCTCGACCTCCTCGACCGTCCCGACGCGTCGGGCAAGCTCGTCGCCGAGCACCTGCGTACCCTCTGCGACGACGCCTGCTCGATCACCGTCGCGACGGTCGCGGGCGAGCGCGGCTCGACCGACTTCATCCAGGTCACCGTCCCGGGCAGCCGCGGCAAGACCGTCGGCGGCGACGCCCCGACGCTCGGCGTCGTCGGGCGCCTCGGCGGCATCGGCGCCCGCCCGGAGCTCATCGGCTACGTGTCCGACGGCGACGGGGCGACCGCCGCCGTCGCCACGGCCGCCAAGCTCCTCGCGATGCACGCCCGCGGCGACGTCCTGCCCGGCGACGTCGTCATCTCGACGCACATCTGCCCCGACGCGCCGACCCGACCGCACGACCCCGTGCCCTTCATGGACTCGCCCGTCGACATCACGGCGATGAACGAGCACGAGGTCACCCCGGAGATGGACGCCGTCCTGTCCATCGACACCACGAAGGGCAACCGCGTCGTCAACCACCGCGGCATCGCCATCTCCCCGACGGTCCGCGCCGGCTACATCCTTCCCGCGAGCGCCGACCTCGTCGGCGTCCTGGAGACCGTGTCGGGTGAGCCCGCCGTCGTCTTCCCGCTGTCGACGCAGGACATCACGCCCTACGGCAACGGCCTCCACCACCTCAACTCGATCCTCCAGCCGGCCGTCGCGACGGCCGCGCCCGTCGTCGGTGTCGCCATCACCACGGTGACGCCCGTCGCGGGCTGCGCGACCGGCGCGAGTCACGAGGTGGACATCGCCCTGGCCGCGCGCTTCGCCGTCGAGGTGGCCAAGGGCTTCACCGCGGGTGCGGTGTCCTTCCACGACGAGGCCCAGGCGGCGCTCCTCGAGACCCTCTACGGCCCGGCCACCCATCTGCAGACGAGCGGCAAGGCCCCCGCGGACGCCTGA